Proteins co-encoded in one Leptospira yasudae genomic window:
- the leuD gene encoding 3-isopropylmalate dehydratase small subunit: MKAFTILNGVAALLDRPNVDTDQIIPKQFLRKIERTGFGVHLFHDWRYLDDAGTKPNPDFSLNQERYKGASVLVTRDNFGCGSSREHAPWALEDYGFRSIIAPSYADIFFNNCFKNGMLPVILKSEEVEELFQAVSSNVGAKIQIDLDKQTVTGPTGKVYSFEVDSFRKYCLYNGLDDIGLTLKQESKIGEFEKKQKEVEPWLYAI; the protein is encoded by the coding sequence ATGAAAGCATTTACAATCTTAAACGGCGTCGCGGCATTACTCGATAGACCGAACGTCGACACGGATCAGATCATTCCGAAACAATTCTTAAGAAAGATCGAACGCACCGGATTCGGAGTTCATCTCTTTCATGACTGGAGATATTTGGACGACGCGGGAACAAAACCGAATCCCGACTTCTCCCTCAATCAGGAACGATACAAAGGCGCTTCCGTTCTCGTTACCAGAGACAACTTCGGATGCGGCTCTTCCCGAGAACACGCACCTTGGGCGTTGGAAGACTACGGGTTTCGTTCGATCATCGCTCCGTCCTACGCGGACATCTTTTTCAACAACTGCTTTAAAAACGGAATGCTTCCGGTGATTCTCAAGTCCGAGGAAGTGGAAGAACTTTTTCAGGCTGTTTCGTCTAACGTTGGTGCAAAAATCCAGATCGATCTGGACAAACAAACCGTTACCGGACCGACCGGAAAAGTATACTCTTTCGAGGTGGATTCTTTTCGAAAATACTGTCTTTACAACGGACTCGACGATATCGGTCTGACCTTGAAACAGGAAAGTAAGATCGGGGAGTTTGAAAAAAAGCAGAAAGAAGTTGAACCTTGGTTGTACGCTATATAA
- a CDS encoding PLP-dependent cysteine synthase family protein: protein MFDEISRSIDEFGNSFLGALNNIQKSFGRELSVAKPVKETILQMIGNTPLIRLNQIGSHIPNVEFYLKAEFCNPTGSVKDRTALSMLLSSERRGELRPGGQVIQPGYNTTAISLAWICTIRQYKFRCLVASDTDPQKIKDLQTFGAHVDIVPEAKGNWDDALLRKAKELKEKEKNTVILNEYKDMANTNAHYLFTGPEIWRDLSGNVDAFVAGGGSGGSISGVGRFLKSKKSSVRVIMGVSQKSRFIRKMVQHESGIHLPESFDPKIVDEYVGVDREQALLYQSDLYQKEGIFAGQTTGTTLASAIRFAEGLPTRDDQKSQVYRIVVLSPDRF from the coding sequence ATGTTTGATGAAATATCCCGTTCGATAGACGAGTTCGGAAATAGTTTCCTAGGCGCGCTGAACAACATTCAGAAATCTTTTGGACGGGAGCTCAGCGTAGCAAAACCCGTAAAAGAAACGATTCTTCAGATGATCGGAAACACTCCGCTCATCCGATTGAATCAAATCGGTTCTCATATCCCCAACGTGGAATTCTATCTCAAAGCGGAATTCTGCAATCCTACCGGTTCCGTAAAAGACAGAACCGCGTTGTCCATGCTTCTTTCGTCGGAAAGAAGGGGAGAATTAAGACCCGGAGGACAAGTGATCCAGCCGGGATACAACACGACCGCGATCAGTCTCGCTTGGATCTGCACGATTCGTCAGTATAAGTTTCGTTGCCTCGTTGCGAGCGATACCGATCCGCAAAAGATCAAGGATTTGCAGACCTTCGGCGCGCACGTAGACATCGTTCCGGAAGCGAAAGGAAACTGGGACGACGCACTTTTAAGAAAAGCGAAAGAACTCAAAGAGAAAGAAAAGAACACAGTCATTCTAAACGAATACAAGGATATGGCAAATACCAACGCCCATTATCTTTTTACCGGACCCGAAATCTGGAGAGATCTGAGCGGAAACGTGGACGCATTCGTTGCGGGCGGCGGTTCCGGCGGATCGATATCCGGTGTCGGAAGATTTTTAAAATCGAAGAAGTCTTCCGTGCGGGTGATCATGGGCGTCAGCCAAAAATCCAGATTTATCCGTAAGATGGTGCAGCACGAATCCGGAATTCATTTACCCGAGTCCTTTGATCCGAAGATCGTAGACGAATACGTCGGAGTGGATCGGGAACAAGCGCTTTTATATCAATCCGATCTCTATCAAAAGGAAGGAATCTTCGCTGGACAAACCACGGGAACGACTCTTGCGAGCGCGATCCGGTTTGCGGAAGGACTTCCTACAAGAGACGATCAAAAATCACAGGTCTACCGAATCGTAGTCCTTTCTCCGGACCGGTTTTGA
- a CDS encoding AAA domain-containing protein — protein sequence MKEQKFSDSLAELEFVRTELEREKKEEDSLFSKDWLSRPLQDRVQLGITLYPLVYEEQSLGREGSWILTFRFPDQEEYPAKFQSGAPVQIGKNEDRVRAILVSLHKERIRIAIDEVPEWAEEGKCFLDLLPDETSYKEMFSALDALSVATKGTRLYVNRELLLGYGKPDPISLRDGDRSRVLGRMSGALNDSQKNAALHAVLSEDVTIIHGPPGTGKTTTLTEIVSQIVAEEKKVLVSAPTHSACDLLVESISERGIPVLRLGHPARISEAALHTTLDYKLFHHPDGKLLSEYRRDVIEISKQAKKFKRNFGEKEREERKNLFAEVKELKKTIRSMEKGLVDSLISSHSVIVSTPVASAKTVLEGRNFDFCVLDESSQALEPAAWIPILKSDRVILAGDHKQLPPTLFSEKNSLELTLFEKAAERLKTSGRVFLLDTQYRMKDEIAAFPSREFYGNELRSGRPEEERSSAFPETFPFLNAFQWIDTAGTDSEEIAVDDSLTNPFEADLQVRLCESLKENDWLEEEITILSPYRAQVRLISEKLKEAGFTKIGVSTIDSFQGRENRCILLGFVRSNAEGRSGFLKESRRINVGMTRARDLLLCIGDSSTLSEDPFLSKLIQFAEEKEVFRTAWEFRDP from the coding sequence TTGAAGGAACAAAAATTCTCCGATTCCCTCGCGGAGTTGGAGTTCGTTCGAACCGAGCTGGAGCGTGAAAAAAAGGAAGAGGATTCCCTCTTTTCCAAGGACTGGCTTTCGCGTCCCTTGCAGGACCGAGTTCAACTCGGAATCACTTTATATCCTCTTGTCTATGAAGAACAATCTCTCGGAAGGGAAGGGAGTTGGATTCTAACCTTTCGTTTTCCAGATCAGGAAGAATACCCCGCCAAGTTTCAATCCGGTGCGCCCGTACAAATCGGAAAGAACGAGGATCGGGTTCGAGCTATATTAGTTTCTTTGCATAAAGAAAGAATCCGGATCGCGATCGACGAGGTTCCCGAATGGGCGGAAGAAGGAAAGTGCTTTCTGGATCTTTTGCCGGACGAAACTTCTTATAAGGAAATGTTTTCCGCGTTAGACGCCCTATCCGTAGCGACCAAGGGAACGCGTTTGTACGTAAATCGAGAGTTGCTGCTCGGCTACGGAAAGCCCGATCCGATCTCGCTTCGAGACGGGGATCGTTCCCGCGTTTTGGGAAGAATGTCGGGAGCTTTGAACGATTCCCAAAAAAACGCCGCGCTCCACGCGGTTCTTTCCGAGGACGTGACGATCATCCACGGTCCTCCGGGGACCGGAAAAACGACCACGTTAACCGAAATTGTGAGTCAAATCGTTGCGGAAGAGAAGAAGGTTCTCGTTTCCGCACCGACGCATTCCGCTTGCGATCTGTTGGTGGAATCGATTTCGGAGCGGGGAATTCCGGTTCTGCGTCTCGGGCATCCAGCCCGAATCAGCGAAGCCGCTCTTCATACGACCCTCGACTACAAACTCTTTCATCATCCCGACGGAAAATTGTTAAGCGAATACAGAAGGGATGTCATCGAAATTTCCAAACAGGCAAAGAAGTTCAAACGCAACTTCGGTGAAAAGGAAAGGGAAGAACGAAAGAATCTGTTTGCGGAAGTCAAAGAACTCAAGAAAACGATCCGATCCATGGAAAAAGGATTGGTGGACAGTTTGATTTCTTCTCATTCCGTGATCGTTTCCACTCCTGTCGCGTCCGCAAAAACGGTTCTGGAAGGAAGGAACTTCGACTTTTGCGTGTTAGACGAATCTTCACAAGCGCTCGAACCTGCGGCGTGGATTCCGATCCTGAAATCGGATCGTGTGATCTTGGCGGGAGATCACAAACAGCTTCCACCGACCTTGTTTTCGGAAAAGAATTCTCTCGAACTGACTCTTTTTGAAAAGGCTGCGGAACGATTGAAAACTTCCGGTCGCGTATTTTTGCTCGATACGCAATATCGAATGAAGGACGAGATCGCCGCGTTTCCTTCTCGCGAATTTTATGGGAATGAGTTGCGATCGGGTCGTCCGGAAGAGGAGCGAAGCTCCGCGTTTCCGGAAACATTCCCTTTTTTGAATGCGTTTCAGTGGATCGATACGGCCGGAACCGATAGCGAAGAAATCGCGGTCGACGACAGTCTTACCAATCCGTTCGAAGCGGACCTTCAGGTTCGCCTCTGTGAGTCGCTCAAGGAAAACGACTGGCTCGAAGAGGAGATTACGATTCTTTCCCCTTATCGAGCGCAGGTTCGATTGATATCCGAAAAATTGAAAGAGGCCGGTTTTACCAAGATTGGCGTATCCACGATCGATTCGTTTCAAGGACGGGAGAATCGTTGTATTCTTCTCGGGTTTGTTCGTTCCAATGCGGAAGGCCGCTCCGGTTTTTTAAAAGAATCCAGGAGGATTAACGTCGGAATGACTCGGGCACGCGATCTGCTTTTGTGCATCGGGGATAGTTCTACTTTGTCCGAAGATCCGTTTTTATCGAAACTCATTCAATTTGCGGAAGAAAAGGAAGTGTTCCGAACGGCATGGGAATTTCGCGATCCATAG
- a CDS encoding NrsF family protein produces the protein MTRKEETTESLIQRIAAETPARRSAWNWFAILGPVLAVLLVLFLLSLHPVTSRFVHIPSLFPDFLWIALIASYSFWILSQLRFPEESFSKSARIPLLLAFLWIVYSVGLFAWDVFANHEIHTHVGRCWSILFLSSILLAGSGIYVLKDGKPGNPVLAAAILSVFSLALANFSLKFVCSDQSSFHILVSHVVTSLGLFFFGFFVFKNILKW, from the coding sequence ATGACTCGCAAAGAAGAAACAACCGAATCCTTGATTCAAAGAATAGCGGCGGAAACTCCTGCACGGCGAAGCGCATGGAATTGGTTCGCGATTTTAGGTCCGGTCCTTGCAGTTCTACTCGTTTTATTTCTTCTTTCTTTACATCCGGTTACCAGTCGTTTCGTTCATATTCCTTCCTTGTTTCCGGATTTCTTATGGATCGCTCTCATCGCATCGTATTCGTTTTGGATCCTATCCCAACTTCGTTTTCCGGAAGAATCCTTTTCAAAGTCGGCACGGATTCCTCTTCTTCTCGCGTTTTTGTGGATTGTATATTCGGTGGGATTGTTCGCTTGGGACGTATTCGCAAATCATGAAATTCATACGCATGTCGGCCGTTGCTGGTCGATTCTTTTTCTTTCCAGTATTCTTCTGGCGGGGAGCGGAATTTACGTTTTGAAAGACGGCAAACCGGGAAATCCCGTCTTGGCGGCGGCGATTCTTTCCGTGTTTAGCTTGGCGCTTGCGAACTTTAGCTTGAAGTTCGTTTGTTCGGATCAATCCTCGTTTCACATTCTTGTTTCACACGTTGTGACGAGTTTAGGATTGTTCTTTTTCGGCTTTTTCGTATTTAAGAATATCCTAAAGTGGTAG
- a CDS encoding RNA polymerase sigma factor, whose product MSAKKEIWEECSVLIRKAREGDQSSYEKFLRLVTGILRSYLIPRISNAEDREDLVQEILIGLHKARDSYREDRHPAPWVFAIARYKTIDYLRKKKVGDRTFTTDNLEFFASPEPVEEEEPEKAREILREWLNILDERQKQILTHLKLDGMSVREVSERTGLSESNIKVITHRAVQKIRKHFSLDL is encoded by the coding sequence ATGTCAGCTAAAAAAGAAATCTGGGAAGAATGTTCCGTTCTCATTCGCAAGGCACGGGAAGGAGATCAGAGTTCCTATGAAAAATTCTTACGGCTCGTAACGGGGATTCTACGGTCCTATCTCATACCCAGAATCAGCAACGCCGAAGACAGGGAAGATCTGGTTCAGGAAATTTTAATCGGACTTCACAAAGCCCGCGATTCTTACCGGGAGGACCGTCATCCGGCTCCTTGGGTTTTCGCCATCGCACGTTACAAAACCATCGATTATCTCAGAAAGAAAAAAGTCGGAGACCGGACGTTCACCACGGACAACTTAGAATTCTTCGCTTCCCCCGAACCGGTGGAGGAAGAAGAACCGGAAAAGGCCCGCGAAATTTTGAGGGAATGGCTGAACATACTCGACGAAAGGCAAAAGCAGATTCTCACTCATCTGAAACTGGATGGGATGAGCGTTCGCGAAGTTTCGGAACGGACCGGACTTTCCGAATCGAACATCAAGGTCATCACGCACAGAGCGGTTCAAAAGATTCGAAAGCATTTTTCACTCGATCTTTGA
- a CDS encoding GNAT family N-acetyltransferase, translating into MSSPSQTDIRVEFLDSIVSISKEEWNAISDPKSPFLEYDFLRSLEVSRCIGSTTAWVPKYCVLWKEGRFSAAIPFFLKFDSYGEYIFDFQWAQFFAQSGLKYYPKGLVAVPFTPATGKRILHKESLGLQEVCSHLIPALLQFGEEEGLSGINFLFLEKEESEALAEYGFATRLSHQYHWINGDYSSFEDYLGAMKSKKRMQIKREREIVKGYGLEIRVLEGSQIQRSDMDAIWSFYSDTHSRKWGSAYLNRKFFDSAFDTFLDRIVLVLAYKEGKAVAGTFNLRKGDFLYGRYWGCTEYYSHLHFECCFYRLIDYAIREKIRVFEAGAQGEHKFLRGFPAVPTYSSHRIFHPQARNAIERFLKEERLHMQEMIQETNEHSPLKEIQTTSFFSNGAQNDPRSLDL; encoded by the coding sequence ATGTCTTCCCCGTCACAGACCGATATCCGAGTCGAATTCTTAGATTCGATCGTTTCGATTTCCAAGGAAGAATGGAACGCAATTTCCGATCCCAAAAGTCCCTTTTTAGAATACGATTTTTTACGATCCCTCGAAGTTTCTCGCTGCATCGGATCAACCACGGCTTGGGTTCCTAAATACTGCGTTCTTTGGAAAGAAGGTCGATTTTCCGCGGCGATCCCATTCTTTCTCAAATTCGATTCCTACGGAGAATACATCTTCGACTTTCAGTGGGCGCAATTCTTCGCACAATCCGGGCTCAAATATTATCCGAAAGGTCTCGTCGCGGTTCCGTTCACTCCGGCGACCGGAAAAAGAATTCTTCATAAAGAAAGCCTCGGCTTACAGGAAGTCTGCTCGCATCTGATACCCGCGCTGCTGCAATTCGGAGAAGAAGAGGGACTTTCCGGAATCAATTTTTTATTTCTGGAAAAGGAAGAATCCGAGGCGCTTGCCGAATACGGGTTTGCAACAAGGCTTTCCCACCAGTATCATTGGATCAACGGGGATTACTCGAGCTTTGAGGACTATCTCGGAGCGATGAAATCCAAAAAGAGGATGCAGATCAAACGGGAAAGAGAGATCGTAAAAGGCTACGGACTGGAAATCCGCGTCCTCGAAGGAAGCCAAATCCAAAGATCGGATATGGACGCGATCTGGAGTTTTTATTCCGACACGCATTCGCGGAAATGGGGATCGGCCTATTTAAACCGAAAGTTTTTCGACTCCGCATTCGATACGTTTTTGGATCGAATCGTTCTGGTATTAGCTTACAAAGAAGGAAAGGCCGTAGCGGGAACATTCAATCTTCGTAAAGGAGATTTTCTCTACGGCCGGTATTGGGGCTGCACGGAATATTATTCTCACCTTCATTTTGAATGTTGTTTTTATCGATTGATCGACTATGCGATCCGGGAAAAAATCCGCGTCTTCGAAGCCGGGGCTCAGGGAGAACATAAATTTCTGCGCGGATTTCCGGCGGTTCCGACCTATAGTTCGCATCGGATTTTTCATCCTCAGGCCCGAAATGCGATTGAACGTTTCCTGAAAGAAGAAAGACTGCACATGCAGGAAATGATCCAGGAAACCAACGAACATTCTCCCTTGAAGGAAATACAAACGACGTCCTTCTTTTCAAACGGCGCGCAAAACGATCCTAGGAGCCTGGATCTATGA
- the clpS gene encoding ATP-dependent Clp protease adapter ClpS produces MSEIFRFDTEEQTLTKEKVKLKRPSKYRVIILNDDFTPMEFVVWILQVVFHRSRAESQQIMLKAHITGKALCGVYSHDVARTKVIQVQQIAEQHGYPLHCTMEVEEGEEES; encoded by the coding sequence ATGAGCGAAATATTCCGATTCGACACAGAGGAACAAACCCTCACTAAAGAGAAGGTCAAACTCAAACGTCCTTCCAAATACAGAGTCATCATACTCAACGACGATTTTACTCCGATGGAATTCGTCGTATGGATCTTACAAGTCGTCTTTCATAGAAGCCGGGCGGAAAGCCAACAGATCATGCTGAAAGCTCATATCACGGGAAAAGCGTTATGCGGCGTTTACTCGCACGACGTGGCGAGAACCAAGGTCATACAAGTTCAACAAATCGCGGAACAACACGGATATCCGCTCCACTGTACGATGGAAGTGGAGGAAGGAGAGGAGGAATCATGA
- the clpA gene encoding ATP-dependent Clp protease ATP-binding subunit ClpA, with product MILTEEMERTLKKAWEEAKKRRNEFITLEHILLALTYDSVGKEVLEACGADIERLRKDLIGYLESELEAFPESSGDVDPIYTIGVQHVLQLAEFHVQSTRNKKMDAGDVLAALFREDQSNAVYFLGTQDITRLDIVRYISHGIRKDSKNREKEMIGEDGEKISDPLQAFCVDLTAKAREGKLDPMVGREDELDRTIHILCRRRKNNPIFVGEAGVGKTSIVEGLAQRVVDGKVPEPLKNLKVYSLDMGLLLAGTKFRGEFEERLKNVVTQITAQEDHVLFIDEIHTIIGAGAVSGGSLDASNLLKPALSSGELRCIGTTTYKEFKTIFEKDHALSRRFQKVEVGEPSISETVEILKGLLEKYESFHKVKYSASAVEQAAELSARYILDRKLPDKAIDLLDEAGARVRLREGGKKTVTVREIEDLVSKIAKVPSVTVKADDREKLKNLDEELKAKIYGQDAAIDQLVQSIRLSRSGLAEPGKPVGSFLFAGPTGVGKTELTRKLAEILGVELVRFDMSEYMEKHTVSRLIGSPPGYVGFEQGGQLTDAIYRNPHCVLLLDEIEKAHEDIYNILLQIMDHATLTDNNGRKSDFRQVILVMTTNTGARERSTNPVGFGNDVLEDRSMKAIEKQFSPEFRNRLTAVIEFSALNQENVTKVVAKQLALLQERLNSKQIELEFQDDVLVYIADQAYTPEFGARPVQRWIDTHISKRISEEILFGALKSGGKAKLIAGKDGIEMEFSTGKKS from the coding sequence ATGATTCTCACGGAAGAAATGGAACGCACTTTAAAAAAGGCTTGGGAAGAAGCCAAAAAAAGAAGAAACGAATTCATCACGCTCGAACATATTCTTCTCGCATTGACGTATGATTCGGTCGGCAAGGAAGTTCTCGAAGCCTGCGGAGCCGATATCGAGCGTCTTCGAAAGGATTTGATCGGTTATCTGGAAAGCGAACTCGAAGCCTTTCCCGAATCTTCCGGCGACGTGGACCCGATTTATACGATCGGCGTACAACACGTTTTGCAGCTCGCGGAGTTTCACGTTCAATCCACAAGAAACAAAAAGATGGATGCAGGCGACGTTCTTGCGGCCTTGTTCCGCGAAGATCAATCCAACGCGGTATATTTTTTAGGAACCCAGGATATTACCCGTCTCGACATCGTTCGTTATATCTCTCACGGAATTCGGAAGGATTCCAAAAACAGGGAAAAGGAAATGATCGGCGAGGACGGTGAAAAGATCTCCGATCCTTTGCAAGCGTTCTGCGTGGATCTGACCGCAAAAGCAAGGGAAGGAAAACTCGATCCTATGGTGGGACGAGAAGACGAACTCGATCGTACCATTCACATTCTATGTAGAAGAAGAAAGAACAATCCGATCTTTGTGGGCGAGGCAGGAGTCGGAAAGACTTCCATCGTGGAAGGACTTGCACAAAGAGTCGTGGACGGAAAAGTTCCGGAACCATTGAAGAACTTGAAAGTATATTCTCTGGATATGGGACTTCTTCTTGCGGGAACCAAGTTTCGGGGAGAATTCGAAGAACGTCTGAAAAACGTCGTCACGCAGATTACTGCTCAGGAAGATCACGTTCTCTTCATCGACGAGATTCATACGATCATCGGAGCGGGCGCGGTTTCCGGAGGTTCGTTGGACGCGTCCAACTTGCTCAAACCCGCTCTTTCCAGCGGAGAACTTCGTTGTATCGGAACGACGACCTATAAAGAGTTCAAAACTATATTCGAAAAAGATCATGCACTTTCGAGAAGATTCCAAAAGGTGGAAGTGGGCGAACCTTCCATCTCCGAAACGGTGGAAATTCTCAAAGGGCTTTTGGAAAAATACGAAAGCTTTCATAAGGTAAAGTATTCGGCTTCGGCGGTGGAACAAGCGGCCGAGTTATCGGCTCGTTACATTCTCGACCGAAAACTTCCCGATAAAGCCATCGATCTTTTGGACGAAGCGGGTGCGCGCGTTCGACTCCGGGAAGGCGGTAAGAAAACGGTAACCGTCCGTGAAATCGAGGACCTCGTTTCTAAAATCGCAAAGGTTCCTTCTGTTACCGTCAAAGCGGACGACCGAGAAAAACTCAAAAACCTCGACGAAGAATTAAAGGCAAAAATTTACGGGCAGGACGCGGCGATCGATCAATTGGTTCAATCGATTCGATTGTCCCGAAGCGGACTTGCGGAACCGGGAAAACCTGTCGGTTCTTTTCTGTTCGCGGGACCTACGGGCGTCGGTAAAACGGAGCTGACTCGAAAGCTTGCGGAGATTCTCGGCGTAGAACTCGTTCGTTTTGATATGAGCGAGTATATGGAAAAACATACCGTATCGCGTTTGATCGGTTCTCCTCCGGGTTACGTCGGTTTCGAACAAGGCGGACAGCTGACCGATGCGATTTATCGAAATCCGCATTGTGTGCTTCTTCTCGACGAGATCGAAAAGGCGCACGAGGATATCTACAACATTCTTCTGCAGATCATGGATCATGCGACTCTTACGGATAACAACGGAAGAAAATCCGATTTCCGTCAGGTGATTCTCGTGATGACGACCAACACGGGCGCTCGGGAACGTTCCACGAATCCGGTCGGTTTTGGAAACGACGTTTTGGAAGATAGAAGTATGAAGGCGATCGAGAAACAATTTTCTCCCGAGTTCAGAAACCGTCTGACCGCGGTCATAGAATTCTCCGCTTTGAATCAGGAAAATGTAACCAAAGTAGTTGCAAAACAGCTTGCCCTTTTGCAGGAACGTCTGAATTCTAAACAAATCGAATTGGAGTTTCAGGACGATGTGTTGGTTTACATCGCCGATCAGGCTTATACTCCGGAGTTCGGCGCAAGACCCGTTCAGAGATGGATCGATACGCATATCTCGAAACGGATTTCCGAAGAGATTCTTTTCGGTGCGCTTAAGTCGGGTGGAAAGGCGAAACTGATAGCCGGTAAGGATGGAATTGAAATGGAATTCTCCACCGGTAAAAAATCCTAA
- the ggt gene encoding gamma-glutamyltransferase, with translation MKQITIRIVLILVLFSCKEVPLTVEGKSISTDLLVTPSHQKKHTDYFSESKNLMIATDSPEATQAGIEVGKLGGNVVDVAVATSFAISVTRPHSTGLGGGGFLVLYLKEFNEPIAFDFRERAPNAASRNMYKRKPKEDSLLGFRAVGVPGNVAGLVRIHKRYGKLSLKTVVAPAIRLAEEGFRVYPDLNSAIQKSSKDMDEEMKGIFLPGGKAPEVGKLLVQKDLAGSLKLIAESGEKEFYHGKIANALTTAMKKNGGLLTSQDLTGFQVLEKKTLQTKYRGYTIYTMPPPSSGVHLLTMLSMVETKPLQEMYEKDPVGYYHFMTEVMRRGYADRAVLGGDPAFTKIPLDRLLSKKYAEDKIADFDSKLASSSSSFLKTLNFGVESPQTTHISVMDKDGNSVSTTQSINFRFGASVVIPGTGIVLNDTMDDFSRAPGEPNVYGLIGAEANSILPKKTPLSSMSPTIVFQGKEPFLATGAPGGSYIVNAVLQSLVYNLDFHLTLYESVARGRVHHQFFPDAVFIEKSVNERNVFDGLSARKHDIRIAPNFAKLFSVKRENGTLYGASDPRGEGATGGL, from the coding sequence ATGAAACAAATTACTATCCGTATCGTTCTGATACTTGTCCTCTTTTCGTGTAAAGAGGTTCCTCTTACCGTCGAAGGAAAGAGTATTTCCACGGATTTACTCGTAACTCCTTCTCATCAAAAAAAACACACCGACTATTTCAGCGAAAGTAAGAATCTTATGATCGCGACCGATTCTCCCGAAGCGACGCAAGCCGGGATCGAAGTGGGTAAGTTAGGCGGAAACGTCGTGGACGTGGCCGTTGCGACTTCCTTTGCGATTTCGGTTACGAGACCGCACTCGACCGGACTCGGAGGCGGAGGCTTTCTGGTTCTTTACTTAAAGGAATTCAACGAACCGATCGCCTTCGATTTTCGAGAGAGAGCGCCTAACGCGGCTTCCAGGAACATGTATAAGAGGAAACCGAAAGAGGATTCTCTTCTCGGGTTTCGAGCGGTAGGCGTTCCGGGTAACGTTGCCGGTTTGGTTCGAATTCATAAACGGTATGGAAAGCTTTCCTTGAAAACGGTGGTCGCTCCGGCGATTCGTCTTGCGGAAGAAGGATTTCGCGTGTATCCCGATCTGAATTCCGCGATTCAAAAATCCTCCAAAGATATGGACGAAGAGATGAAAGGGATTTTTCTTCCCGGAGGAAAGGCTCCCGAGGTCGGAAAACTTCTCGTTCAAAAGGACTTAGCCGGTTCCTTAAAGCTGATCGCCGAATCCGGAGAAAAGGAATTCTATCACGGTAAGATTGCGAACGCACTTACGACGGCGATGAAAAAGAACGGAGGTTTGCTTACTTCTCAGGATTTGACCGGTTTCCAAGTCCTTGAAAAGAAAACGCTGCAAACGAAATACCGCGGTTATACGATTTATACGATGCCTCCGCCTTCCTCGGGAGTTCATCTTTTGACGATGTTGTCGATGGTGGAAACAAAACCTCTCCAAGAAATGTATGAGAAGGACCCCGTAGGATATTATCATTTTATGACAGAGGTGATGCGAAGGGGTTACGCGGATCGTGCGGTTCTCGGAGGAGATCCTGCGTTTACGAAAATTCCTTTGGATCGGCTTCTTTCCAAAAAATATGCGGAAGATAAGATCGCCGATTTCGATTCCAAGCTTGCTTCGAGCAGTTCTTCCTTTTTAAAGACTCTCAACTTCGGAGTGGAATCTCCGCAAACAACGCATATCTCCGTGATGGACAAGGATGGAAATTCCGTATCGACCACACAATCGATCAACTTTCGCTTCGGCGCATCGGTCGTGATTCCCGGAACGGGGATCGTTCTCAACGATACGATGGACGACTTTAGCCGCGCTCCGGGAGAACCGAACGTTTACGGACTGATCGGCGCCGAAGCGAATTCCATTCTCCCGAAAAAAACTCCTCTTAGCAGTATGTCTCCGACGATCGTGTTCCAAGGAAAAGAACCGTTTCTTGCGACGGGCGCTCCGGGCGGTTCTTATATCGTGAACGCGGTTTTACAATCGCTCGTTTATAATCTCGACTTTCACTTAACCTTATACGAATCCGTAGCGAGAGGAAGGGTGCATCACCAATTCTTTCCCGATGCGGTCTTTATCGAAAAATCCGTGAACGAAAGAAACGTATTCGACGGTCTTTCCGCAAGAAAACACGACATCCGAATCGCTCCGAACTTTGCGAAGCTATTTTCTGTCAAAAGAGAGAATGGAACGCTCTACGGAGCTTCCGATCCACGTGGAGAAGGAGCCACAGGCGGACTTTGA